One Gloeobacter morelensis MG652769 DNA window includes the following coding sequences:
- a CDS encoding MDR family MFS transporter: MTSKPPATARPSFLPDLPAPVWILFAGRLLASLGLGFVLFYSAIFFTGALGLSYTQLGLGLAASAVSGIFARLVGGMLTDRPEWGRRRTLLVALVILSVGYILFALADNFALFVAANVITGWGFGLYWPANEAVVADLTEGKRRAEAYGLTRSGDSIGLGLGAVVGTAVIALTGNYRLLFWLNACAFLGFFAVVARGVPETRPEHLEAHKFLGGYPEALRDRNLWWYAAANLVFTTIVAQLESTVPVYLRNFAGLSTEAVGACFTLHVALMAAIQLWVARGTSAWRRTRALMLAAVVLAAALVIIWLAGTFSGAAFGLAALALAVAAVALALMHPAAATLVAAMSPPNRRGVYLSINSQCWALGYMIGPAVGGRILDLPRPLSDWLWPGFGLLLLLDCLVLGWLEVRLPPAVNAAGKVQA; this comes from the coding sequence GTGACGAGCAAGCCGCCCGCAACGGCGCGCCCTAGCTTCCTGCCGGACCTGCCGGCGCCTGTCTGGATTTTGTTTGCCGGTCGGCTGCTCGCCTCGCTGGGGCTGGGTTTCGTGCTGTTCTATTCGGCCATCTTTTTTACCGGTGCGCTGGGCCTCAGCTACACCCAGCTCGGGTTGGGCCTCGCTGCCTCGGCAGTCAGCGGCATCTTTGCCCGCCTGGTGGGCGGCATGCTCACCGACCGGCCCGAATGGGGACGGCGGCGCACGCTGCTGGTGGCCCTGGTGATCTTGAGCGTCGGTTATATCCTGTTCGCGCTTGCGGACAATTTCGCGCTCTTTGTGGCGGCTAATGTGATCACCGGTTGGGGCTTCGGCCTTTACTGGCCTGCTAACGAGGCGGTAGTGGCCGATTTGACCGAGGGTAAGCGGCGCGCTGAAGCTTACGGCCTCACGCGCTCAGGCGACAGCATCGGCCTGGGATTGGGCGCGGTGGTGGGCACTGCGGTGATTGCCCTGACCGGCAACTACCGTCTGCTCTTCTGGCTCAATGCCTGCGCATTTCTCGGGTTTTTCGCCGTGGTGGCCCGGGGTGTCCCCGAGACGCGTCCGGAGCATCTGGAGGCGCACAAATTCCTGGGGGGTTATCCCGAGGCGCTGCGCGACCGCAACTTGTGGTGGTACGCGGCGGCAAACCTGGTTTTCACCACGATCGTCGCCCAACTCGAAAGCACCGTTCCCGTCTACCTGCGCAACTTCGCGGGCCTCAGTACCGAGGCGGTGGGCGCCTGCTTCACCCTGCACGTCGCGCTGATGGCCGCCATTCAGCTGTGGGTGGCCCGCGGCACTTCGGCCTGGCGGCGCACCCGCGCCTTGATGCTCGCAGCGGTGGTGCTGGCGGCGGCACTGGTGATCATCTGGCTTGCCGGAACATTCTCGGGTGCAGCTTTTGGCCTCGCGGCCCTGGCTTTGGCGGTGGCGGCGGTGGCGCTCGCTTTGATGCATCCGGCGGCGGCGACGCTGGTGGCGGCCATGTCCCCGCCCAACAGGCGGGGGGTGTATCTGTCGATCAACTCCCAGTGCTGGGCGCTGGGTTACATGATCGGCCCCGCGGTGGGCGGACGGATCCTGGATCTGCCCCGGCCTCTGAGCGACTGGCTTTGGCCGGGCTTTGGGCTGCTGCTGCTGCTCGACTGTCTGGTGCTGGGCTGGCTGGAAGTGCGCCTGCCGCCCGCGGTCAATGCAGCCGGGAAGGTGCAGGCTTAA
- a CDS encoding tetratricopeptide repeat protein — MWNRLFALALVASALALPAAHAQTPLVTVPSLAADQLQRQSMQLAEEAIRLVQVARYSEAEGMAQLAVQLSKNNPQAHTVLGGIYLQNNKPEAALTELKLASELAPDNARFQFNLGLVNSRLKNYPAAATAIERGLKLDPKAVDEYFNLGNTYVLLERPEDAVGAFEKAVALKKSFWEAINNIGLIRYEQGRIDEAKSRWEQAVAINAKAAEPKLALGVALFSQGEREKGLALSEEALGFDKRYGKLDYLKENLWGTKLLADAAMVLTTPRIKAALERLPEPTSDEQAARNGAP; from the coding sequence ATGTGGAACCGTTTATTCGCCCTCGCTTTGGTGGCAAGCGCCCTGGCTCTGCCTGCGGCACACGCCCAGACCCCGCTGGTCACCGTCCCGTCGCTGGCGGCCGACCAGTTGCAGCGCCAGTCGATGCAGTTGGCTGAGGAGGCCATCCGGCTGGTGCAGGTGGCGCGCTACAGCGAGGCGGAGGGGATGGCCCAACTTGCGGTGCAGCTGTCGAAGAACAACCCCCAGGCCCACACAGTCCTGGGCGGCATTTATCTGCAGAACAACAAGCCCGAAGCGGCCCTGACCGAGCTGAAGCTTGCCAGTGAGCTGGCCCCCGACAATGCCCGCTTTCAGTTCAACCTGGGTCTGGTCAACAGCCGCCTCAAAAATTATCCGGCGGCCGCCACCGCCATCGAGCGCGGCCTCAAGCTCGATCCTAAGGCCGTCGATGAGTACTTCAACCTCGGCAACACCTACGTGCTGCTTGAGCGGCCGGAGGACGCGGTGGGCGCTTTTGAAAAGGCGGTTGCCCTCAAGAAGTCCTTCTGGGAAGCCATCAACAATATCGGCCTCATCCGCTACGAGCAGGGCCGCATCGACGAAGCCAAAAGCCGCTGGGAGCAGGCGGTGGCCATCAACGCCAAGGCCGCTGAGCCGAAGCTCGCCCTCGGGGTGGCGCTCTTTAGCCAGGGAGAGCGCGAAAAGGGCTTGGCCCTCAGCGAGGAAGCGCTTGGCTTCGACAAGCGCTACGGCAAACTCGACTACCTCAAAGAAAACCTCTGGGGTACCAAGCTGCTGGCGGATGCGGCGATGGTGCTGACCACCCCGCGCATCAAAGCGGCCCTGGAGCGACTGCCGGAGCCTACCAGTGACGAGCAAGCCGCCCGCAACGGCGCGCCCTAG
- the coaBC gene encoding bifunctional phosphopantothenoylcysteine decarboxylase/phosphopantothenate--cysteine ligase CoaBC has translation MFVGRRVLVAVTGGIAAYKVCEVVSTLAQAGASVRVLLTDAAERFVSALTFATLARARAYTDADFWSAEHGSPLHIELGQWAEVILIAPVTAHTLARLALGLADDLLTNTVLASSAPILLAPAMNTQMWEQEPVTAHLQTLSARPRYHLSGPGRGRLACDAVGAGRLSEPSVLLRHLGSLLWSGGKQDLAGKTVLVTGGGTREFFDPVRFIGNPSSGRMGIELAAACAHRGAAVHLVLGPTHLEAPPEVDCHPVASAAQMAQAAFALFERAHLTFMAAAVADVRPSQIHTGKIPKNQLGAALALESVEDILLELSRRKQPWQTLVGFAAQTGEDWLVPAAAKLEAKHLDWLVANRVDLQEQGFGGGNNQAMLLSSRGDMHAIPLVSKLEMAHRLLDRMETPA, from the coding sequence ATGTTCGTGGGTCGGCGCGTCCTGGTGGCCGTCACCGGCGGCATCGCCGCCTACAAAGTCTGCGAGGTGGTCTCCACCCTCGCCCAGGCGGGTGCCTCCGTGCGCGTGCTGCTCACCGACGCGGCTGAACGGTTCGTCAGCGCCCTTACCTTCGCCACCCTGGCGCGCGCGCGCGCCTACACCGACGCCGATTTTTGGTCGGCGGAGCACGGCTCGCCCCTGCACATCGAACTGGGCCAGTGGGCGGAGGTGATCTTGATCGCACCCGTCACAGCCCATACCCTGGCACGGCTCGCCCTGGGGCTCGCCGACGACCTGCTCACCAACACGGTGCTCGCTTCGAGCGCCCCGATTTTGCTCGCCCCGGCGATGAACACCCAGATGTGGGAGCAGGAGCCGGTCACAGCGCACCTGCAAACCCTGAGCGCCCGGCCGCGCTACCACCTGAGCGGCCCCGGCCGCGGACGGCTTGCCTGCGACGCGGTGGGGGCCGGGCGCCTCAGCGAACCGTCAGTGCTTTTGCGTCACCTGGGGTCGTTGCTCTGGAGCGGCGGCAAGCAGGATCTGGCGGGCAAAACGGTGCTGGTCACCGGCGGCGGCACCCGCGAATTTTTCGACCCGGTGCGCTTTATCGGCAACCCCAGCAGCGGCCGGATGGGCATCGAGCTTGCCGCCGCCTGCGCCCACCGCGGCGCGGCGGTGCACCTGGTGCTGGGTCCGACCCACCTGGAGGCGCCCCCGGAGGTCGATTGCCACCCGGTGGCTAGCGCTGCCCAAATGGCCCAGGCCGCTTTTGCGCTGTTTGAGCGGGCGCACTTGACGTTCATGGCCGCCGCGGTGGCCGATGTGCGCCCGAGCCAAATCCACACCGGCAAAATTCCCAAAAACCAGCTGGGCGCGGCGCTCGCCCTGGAGTCGGTCGAAGACATTTTGCTCGAACTTTCTCGCCGCAAGCAGCCCTGGCAGACACTGGTCGGTTTTGCCGCCCAGACCGGCGAGGACTGGCTGGTTCCGGCGGCGGCCAAGCTCGAAGCCAAGCATCTCGACTGGCTGGTGGCCAACCGGGTCGACCTCCAGGAGCAGGGCTTCGGCGGTGGCAACAATCAAGCTATGCTCTTAAGCAGCCGCGGGGATATGCATGCGATTCCCCTGGTGAGCAAACTGGAGATGGCCCACCGCCTGCTGGATCGAATGGAGACTCCCGCATGA
- a CDS encoding serine/threonine-protein kinase: MIGRLLDGRYKILQILGAGGFSQTYLALDTRRPSSPTCVVKHLKPTSENPGSLQIARRLFRSEAETLERIGHHDQIPRLLAYFEEDEEFYLVQEFIEGHVLATELQPDAPMGEARVAAMLQDVLSTLAFVHSQGVIHRDVKPDNLIRRSGDGKLVLVDFGAVKTVWSRPAALPSSQRGGTVAGTIIGTPGYMSTEQGRGKPRPSSDIYALGMIGIQALTGLNPMELPEDSRTGEPLWQENTQASPGLCAILSKMVSYHFKDRYQTAGEALEALQHLYGSPASTSATTVERTPPPLEAPQLREETYYGQPLPVEMPVLQQTPPPVETPQAREETYYGRPLPLAVSELPPQTAAAPAPQQASSRRTLALTGAAVAAVALGFLAYRSLANRPSPQLSPVPQAPERVQPKQAIVVPVPAANPPLRDASKPAPQAVRPGRPPAPVSAKPPAAAAPVVKNAAPPPPAKAAPTASARPKPIVQDAAIQPKPKPPQNRSAPVQLPTLSAKGQPAKAVSPPELFLPAKAPVSAPETPDIFRPADKPLDPPK, encoded by the coding sequence ATGATCGGTAGACTGCTCGACGGGCGTTACAAGATACTGCAGATCCTGGGAGCGGGTGGCTTCAGCCAGACTTATCTTGCCCTTGACACGCGGCGGCCCAGCAGTCCCACCTGCGTCGTCAAGCACCTCAAGCCCACCAGCGAGAATCCCGGTTCTCTGCAAATTGCCAGGCGGCTTTTTCGCAGTGAGGCGGAGACGCTTGAGCGCATCGGGCACCACGATCAAATCCCGCGGTTGCTCGCCTACTTCGAAGAGGACGAAGAGTTTTATCTGGTGCAGGAATTTATCGAAGGGCATGTGCTCGCCACTGAGCTGCAACCGGACGCGCCGATGGGTGAGGCCCGGGTGGCGGCGATGCTCCAGGATGTGCTCTCGACGCTTGCGTTTGTCCACAGCCAGGGGGTCATCCACCGCGACGTCAAGCCTGACAATCTGATTCGCCGCAGCGGCGACGGCAAGCTGGTGCTGGTCGATTTTGGAGCGGTCAAGACGGTCTGGTCGCGCCCGGCGGCCCTGCCCAGCAGCCAGCGCGGCGGCACGGTCGCAGGGACGATCATCGGTACCCCGGGCTACATGTCCACCGAGCAGGGTCGGGGCAAACCGCGCCCGAGCAGCGACATCTATGCGCTGGGGATGATCGGTATCCAGGCGCTGACCGGGCTCAATCCGATGGAACTGCCCGAAGATTCGCGCACAGGCGAGCCACTCTGGCAGGAAAACACCCAGGCGAGCCCGGGGCTGTGCGCGATTCTCAGCAAAATGGTGTCTTACCACTTCAAGGACCGCTACCAGACGGCCGGCGAAGCCCTCGAAGCGCTTCAACATCTTTACGGCAGTCCCGCCAGCACATCGGCAACCACCGTCGAGCGGACACCGCCGCCGCTCGAAGCTCCGCAGCTGCGCGAAGAAACGTACTACGGTCAGCCGCTGCCAGTCGAAATGCCGGTTCTGCAGCAGACACCGCCGCCGGTTGAAACGCCGCAGGCCCGCGAGGAAACCTATTACGGCCGCCCCCTGCCGCTCGCCGTCTCCGAGCTGCCTCCGCAAACCGCAGCAGCACCGGCCCCGCAGCAGGCGTCGTCTCGCCGGACGCTGGCGCTGACCGGTGCGGCCGTGGCCGCTGTGGCTCTGGGCTTTTTGGCCTATCGTTCCTTGGCAAACCGCCCATCGCCGCAACTGTCCCCGGTGCCCCAAGCGCCCGAGCGCGTTCAGCCTAAGCAGGCGATTGTCGTTCCTGTGCCTGCGGCAAACCCACCGCTTCGCGACGCTTCCAAACCCGCCCCCCAAGCCGTCCGCCCCGGGCGGCCGCCCGCGCCGGTGTCGGCCAAACCGCCCGCGGCAGCCGCGCCGGTTGTCAAAAATGCCGCACCGCCTCCGCCAGCCAAAGCGGCACCCACCGCGTCCGCCCGGCCAAAACCGATAGTCCAAGACGCCGCTATCCAGCCCAAGCCCAAACCGCCACAAAATCGGTCCGCACCGGTCCAACTCCCCACCCTGAGTGCCAAAGGTCAGCCTGCCAAAGCGGTTTCCCCACCGGAACTGTTCTTGCCTGCCAAAGCGCCCGTCAGCGCCCCGGAGACACCGGATATCTTCAGGCCCGCGGACAAGCCCCTCGATCCTCCAAAGTAG
- a CDS encoding tetratricopeptide repeat protein, which produces MKHGWLLSAGLASLVWIGGPAGPAGSQTNLQQLFKDAYAQQNKGNYTKALKIWNEVLQRSPDEPAAYVNRGITRYLMRDLRGAADDFGLAIDRKADYANAYFNRAVVYNDLKEFNRAVDDYGRYLELAPNAPDAPQARAMLDAARRRAAAPSTATRKQATASPSAPPQPADPTSRPPAGPATLASTGDQAEATSSPRPVRPPVAASPPAPVDEPAAAPPATAMPLVSASRPTELPAVAPSPSPPVAARPGAVAVGKISGYDATTDDVLLGLRLSVERKVLSREAAIYGQTQNFVVRMERGSTVDEALESTGLDRQALIRLAWRGAAWRTYKIYIK; this is translated from the coding sequence GTGAAGCATGGCTGGCTGCTCAGTGCGGGTCTGGCCTCGCTGGTATGGATAGGCGGACCGGCCGGTCCAGCAGGGTCGCAAACCAACCTGCAACAGCTGTTCAAAGACGCTTATGCCCAACAGAACAAGGGCAACTACACCAAAGCGCTCAAAATCTGGAACGAAGTGCTCCAGCGCAGCCCCGATGAGCCCGCCGCCTACGTCAACCGCGGCATCACGCGCTACTTGATGCGCGATTTGCGCGGTGCTGCTGATGATTTCGGCCTGGCCATCGATCGCAAGGCCGATTACGCCAACGCCTACTTCAACCGGGCCGTCGTCTACAACGATCTTAAAGAGTTCAACCGGGCCGTGGACGATTACGGCCGCTATCTCGAATTGGCCCCGAACGCCCCCGATGCTCCCCAGGCGCGCGCCATGCTCGATGCGGCCCGCAGACGCGCCGCCGCTCCGTCCACCGCCACCCGCAAGCAGGCGACTGCCTCTCCCTCCGCGCCTCCCCAGCCAGCCGACCCGACCAGCCGGCCCCCTGCCGGCCCCGCCACCCTGGCAAGCACCGGGGATCAAGCCGAGGCAACTTCCTCCCCCCGCCCCGTCCGGCCGCCGGTCGCCGCGTCCCCGCCGGCCCCGGTGGACGAGCCTGCGGCGGCACCCCCGGCCACAGCGATGCCCTTGGTCAGTGCCAGTCGCCCTACCGAGCTTCCCGCCGTCGCCCCCTCCCCGTCGCCGCCCGTCGCCGCCCGTCCGGGCGCGGTTGCCGTCGGCAAAATCAGCGGCTATGACGCCACCACGGACGATGTGCTGCTCGGACTGAGGCTCAGCGTCGAGCGCAAAGTGCTCAGCCGCGAAGCTGCAATATACGGGCAGACCCAAAATTTTGTCGTGCGCATGGAGCGCGGCTCGACCGTCGATGAGGCCCTGGAGAGCACCGGCCTCGACCGTCAGGCGCTCATCCGTCTGGCCTGGCGCGGAGCTGCCTGGCGGACTTACAAGATCTATATCAAGTAG
- a CDS encoding S8 family serine peptidase, giving the protein MHLRRWWTALWAGMALALAGGSAVLAEPLTPPQEAVIAFRDPVSRAFLNVLQVRHGLRFEANSRYSSDGRVFRVRYAPDKSAEVKALLSRLVDIDMAEYAEPNYVYRTLGFPNDPLYPQQWNLRAIGIEGAWQKADGSGAVVAVIDTGVARRLPDMAQTDFVRGYDFVNDDDDATDDQGHGSHVAGTIAQSTDNGEGVAGIAYRARIMPVKVLDRYGSGSALDVAEGIKFAADNGANVINLSLGGPGDSSVLREAVDYAHRKGVVVVCAAGNESAPQASYPALYANCLSVSATGPDGSLSFFSNFGRGVDLSAPGGDKSALGADGGILQNTIDEQGNSTYASYQGTSMAAPHVAGVAALVYSAGVQDAAEIRKVLLSATRPVGHDFQNQHGAGQLNAQLALDSLENPYWFFRGGFWWLVPLATLAVGILLGTLVMLGSRAAGFSEFFYTVGFAATGLGFFPLSAFGTLWGPEGLLALLATPIPNWDLRFFEGWLNPGLHTVLVPGLFAALFSGSGWGRSLAVGACVGTAALLALQGSVFYTPLMWFTEESYARGFLLVNALLSLFLGFFIHRSGGANP; this is encoded by the coding sequence ATGCACTTGCGCAGATGGTGGACGGCGCTGTGGGCCGGGATGGCCCTCGCGCTTGCGGGAGGATCAGCGGTCCTCGCCGAACCGCTGACCCCCCCGCAAGAAGCGGTGATCGCTTTTCGCGACCCAGTTTCCCGGGCGTTTTTGAACGTTCTGCAGGTGCGCCATGGTCTGCGCTTCGAGGCCAACAGCCGCTATTCCAGCGATGGGCGTGTGTTTCGGGTGCGCTACGCGCCGGATAAAAGCGCTGAGGTGAAGGCGCTGTTGTCGCGCCTGGTGGACATCGATATGGCCGAGTACGCCGAGCCCAACTACGTCTACCGCACCCTCGGTTTTCCAAACGACCCGCTCTATCCGCAGCAATGGAATCTGCGCGCCATCGGCATTGAGGGTGCCTGGCAAAAGGCGGACGGCAGCGGGGCCGTAGTCGCCGTCATCGACACGGGTGTGGCCCGTAGGCTGCCGGATATGGCCCAGACCGACTTCGTGCGCGGCTACGACTTTGTCAACGACGATGACGACGCCACCGACGATCAGGGGCACGGCTCCCACGTCGCGGGTACTATCGCCCAATCGACCGACAACGGTGAGGGGGTGGCGGGAATCGCCTATCGGGCCAGGATCATGCCCGTCAAGGTGCTCGATCGCTACGGGTCCGGCTCCGCCCTCGACGTGGCCGAGGGCATCAAGTTTGCCGCCGACAACGGCGCCAATGTGATTAACCTGAGCCTCGGTGGCCCAGGCGACAGCTCGGTGTTGCGCGAGGCGGTCGATTATGCCCACCGCAAGGGTGTGGTGGTCGTCTGCGCCGCCGGCAACGAAAGCGCTCCCCAGGCGTCCTACCCGGCCCTGTACGCCAACTGCCTGAGTGTTTCGGCCACCGGCCCGGACGGATCGCTGTCATTTTTCTCGAACTTCGGGCGCGGCGTGGATCTGAGCGCTCCCGGCGGTGACAAGAGTGCTCTGGGGGCCGACGGCGGCATCTTGCAAAACACCATCGACGAGCAGGGCAACTCCACCTACGCGAGCTACCAGGGCACCTCGATGGCCGCTCCCCACGTGGCCGGAGTGGCGGCCCTCGTCTACAGTGCCGGGGTACAGGACGCAGCTGAGATCCGCAAGGTGCTGCTCAGTGCCACCCGTCCGGTGGGCCACGACTTTCAAAACCAGCACGGTGCCGGGCAACTGAACGCCCAACTTGCCCTCGACAGCCTCGAAAACCCTTACTGGTTCTTCCGGGGAGGCTTCTGGTGGTTGGTGCCGCTCGCCACCCTCGCCGTCGGTATCCTGCTGGGGACGTTGGTGATGTTGGGCAGCCGCGCCGCCGGGTTCAGTGAATTTTTCTACACCGTCGGCTTTGCAGCCACGGGACTCGGCTTTTTCCCGCTGTCGGCTTTTGGCACCCTCTGGGGACCGGAAGGGCTGTTGGCTTTACTGGCTACTCCTATCCCCAACTGGGATCTGCGCTTTTTTGAAGGCTGGCTCAACCCCGGCCTGCACACGGTTCTGGTGCCGGGACTCTTCGCGGCGCTATTTTCGGGCTCCGGCTGGGGCCGCTCGCTGGCGGTGGGAGCGTGCGTCGGGACCGCGGCCCTGCTCGCCCTGCAGGGAAGCGTCTTCTACACCCCCTTGATGTGGTTTACCGAAGAGTCCTACGCCCGCGGCTTCTTGCTGGTCAACGCCCTGCTCAGCCTGTTTTTGGGCTTTTTTATTCACCGTAGCGGCGGAGCGAACCCGTGA
- the ybaL gene encoding YbaL family putative K(+) efflux transporter: MPHETALISTIAVGLSLAFIGGFIATRLKLPSLVGYLLAGVLVGPFTPGFVADTELAPQLAEIGVILLMFGVGMHFSVRDLMAVRKIAVPGAIVQIAAATALGAALASFWGWSLGAGLVLGLALSVASTVVLLRALEEQGTLDSVNGKIAVGWLIVEDLVMVLALVLLPAFAGFLGAEPESLAANVAGENWLLTVALTIGKVAAFIGLMLIVGVRVFPWILSQVSRVGSKELFTLCVAAVALGIAYGSAKLFGVSFALGAFFAGIVINESDLSHRAADESLPLQNVFAVLFFVSVGMLFDPAILIEQPLQVLAVVAIIVIGKSVAACLIVLAFRYPLNTALSVSASLAQIGEFSFILAGLGVSLKLLPAEGQNLILAGALLSITLNPLIFRAFLGIEERLRTQPQLASFFEERPADELSETPVGVDEQQLQGHAVLIGYGRVGSIIGGVLARQGIPYAVIEQNREYAEELRNRGVPTIYGDATVAATLEHAHLECAKLLIITAPDAFEARRILELSRQTNPDIEVVVRTHSDAEREYLEQQGVGLALMGERELALGMCAHILRSFAIDAGEITATKGRQASAHAEPGAVGGAEDPLLPSTTA; encoded by the coding sequence ATGCCCCACGAGACTGCCCTTATTTCGACGATCGCAGTGGGACTGTCGCTGGCATTTATCGGTGGTTTTATCGCTACCCGGCTGAAGCTGCCGTCGCTGGTGGGCTATTTGTTGGCGGGGGTGCTGGTCGGTCCGTTTACACCCGGTTTTGTCGCCGATACCGAGCTGGCGCCGCAGCTGGCCGAAATCGGGGTGATTCTGCTCATGTTCGGCGTCGGAATGCATTTTTCTGTGCGCGACTTGATGGCCGTGCGCAAGATCGCCGTACCCGGGGCAATAGTACAGATCGCGGCGGCGACGGCACTTGGAGCCGCCCTCGCCAGCTTCTGGGGTTGGAGCCTCGGGGCGGGCCTGGTGCTCGGCCTGGCCCTTTCGGTCGCAAGCACGGTCGTATTGCTGCGTGCCCTCGAAGAACAGGGCACCCTCGATTCGGTCAACGGCAAGATCGCCGTCGGTTGGCTCATCGTCGAAGATCTGGTCATGGTGCTCGCCCTGGTCCTGCTGCCGGCCTTTGCCGGGTTCCTTGGCGCTGAACCGGAGAGCCTTGCAGCAAATGTCGCCGGGGAGAATTGGCTGCTTACGGTCGCTTTGACGATCGGCAAGGTGGCAGCGTTTATCGGCTTGATGCTAATTGTCGGGGTGCGCGTTTTTCCGTGGATTCTCTCCCAGGTCTCCCGCGTCGGCTCGAAGGAACTTTTCACCCTGTGCGTGGCGGCCGTCGCTCTGGGCATCGCCTATGGTTCCGCCAAACTGTTCGGCGTCTCCTTTGCGCTCGGGGCTTTTTTTGCCGGGATTGTGATTAACGAATCGGATTTGAGCCACCGGGCAGCCGACGAGTCGCTACCTCTGCAGAATGTCTTCGCGGTGCTTTTTTTCGTCTCCGTCGGCATGTTGTTCGACCCGGCAATCTTGATTGAGCAGCCGCTCCAGGTGCTTGCGGTCGTGGCGATCATCGTGATTGGCAAGTCGGTGGCCGCCTGCTTGATTGTGCTTGCCTTCCGCTATCCGCTGAACACGGCCTTGAGCGTCTCTGCCAGCCTGGCGCAGATAGGCGAGTTTTCCTTTATCCTGGCCGGTTTGGGGGTCAGCCTCAAACTGCTTCCTGCCGAAGGGCAAAATTTGATCCTGGCGGGTGCCTTGTTGTCGATTACCCTCAATCCGCTGATCTTCCGAGCGTTTTTGGGCATCGAGGAACGCCTACGCACCCAGCCTCAGTTGGCAAGCTTCTTCGAGGAGCGGCCTGCCGACGAGTTGTCCGAGACGCCCGTCGGCGTCGACGAGCAGCAGTTGCAGGGGCACGCCGTGCTGATAGGCTACGGCCGTGTCGGGAGTATCATCGGCGGGGTGCTTGCCCGTCAGGGCATCCCGTACGCGGTGATCGAGCAGAACCGCGAGTATGCCGAGGAACTGCGCAATCGAGGCGTGCCGACAATTTACGGCGACGCCACCGTTGCTGCCACCCTCGAGCACGCCCATCTAGAGTGCGCCAAGCTGCTGATCATCACCGCGCCGGATGCCTTCGAGGCCCGGCGTATCCTCGAACTCTCCCGCCAGACCAACCCGGACATCGAAGTCGTGGTCCGCACCCACAGCGACGCGGAACGGGAGTACCTTGAGCAACAGGGAGTCGGGTTGGCCCTGATGGGAGAGCGCGAACTGGCCCTCGGCATGTGCGCGCACATCCTGCGCAGCTTCGCTATCGACGCGGGAGAAATTACCGCGACCAAAGGCCGACAAGCATCGGCTCATGCCGAACCGGGTGCTGTGGGCGGCGCAGAAGATCCGCTTCTGCCCAGCACTACGGCCTAG
- a CDS encoding phage holin family protein, with product MITFLLSWLVSAAVLVLVSYIVPGFTVSTIGAAFIAALVVGIINAIIVPVLNLLALPINILTLGLFSFVISALGLLLAAAIVPGFAIAGFWTALLGAILIAVANAAVGLLGGRSFA from the coding sequence ATGATCACTTTTTTGCTGAGCTGGCTGGTTTCGGCCGCGGTTCTGGTTCTGGTGTCCTACATCGTGCCGGGCTTCACAGTCTCGACGATCGGGGCGGCGTTCATCGCCGCGCTGGTGGTGGGTATCATCAACGCGATCATCGTGCCGGTGCTCAATCTGCTCGCCCTGCCGATCAACATCCTGACTCTCGGCCTCTTCTCGTTTGTGATCAGCGCCCTGGGCCTGCTGCTGGCTGCAGCCATCGTGCCCGGATTTGCGATCGCGGGCTTCTGGACGGCGCTGTTGGGCGCCATTCTCATCGCCGTCGCCAACGCGGCGGTCGGTCTACTGGGTGGGCGTAGCTTCGCTTGA